In a single window of the Streptomyces brevispora genome:
- a CDS encoding WD40 repeat domain-containing protein, protein MSAVLVRGARFQEELEAAAAELRTLRAAHGRPTLKQIVSRAGRGNLGASMVNAVLNGRKLPGCDYYLTLVRVLLTYNTGKLASLQHGEIKVWRSRWQQLQCLKEDEKLGRGVPAHLAPQQSPTAGGLAERVLLGAVRAGEYVQLLPLAEDTGGVWAVAFSPDGSLIATGHGPKIAQLWETVARRRSGSPLFGHTGPVVSVAFSPDQALLATGSDDGTVRLWNVASRTPVAELDGHVGGASTVLFSADGALLVTVGKTVRLWDLADVANPLKIGKPFSGSLAAAPALSSAGVLATGHEAGVAYLWDLAQQTKLGGPLRGHADDVTALCFSPDGELLATAGQDIQLWNVARAEMIHEPLECEDEQVLRMAFSPDGRVLAAVTGHHNEEEATNHVVRLWDTNEWKELGAPLAGHQGTVDAAAFSSDSRLYVTGGHDGLLRLRVLPAPAA, encoded by the coding sequence ATGAGTGCTGTGCTGGTTCGTGGCGCCCGTTTTCAGGAAGAGCTTGAGGCAGCGGCTGCAGAACTGCGCACGCTTCGAGCAGCACACGGTCGCCCAACGCTGAAGCAGATCGTGAGCAGGGCCGGTCGCGGCAACCTTGGCGCCTCGATGGTCAACGCAGTGTTGAACGGACGTAAGCTTCCCGGCTGCGACTACTACCTGACCTTGGTGCGGGTGCTGCTCACCTACAACACCGGGAAGCTCGCCTCCCTGCAGCACGGGGAAATCAAGGTCTGGAGGTCTCGCTGGCAGCAGCTGCAGTGCCTGAAGGAAGATGAAAAGCTTGGGAGGGGCGTCCCGGCGCACCTCGCACCGCAGCAGTCGCCGACTGCTGGCGGTCTGGCCGAGCGTGTCCTCCTCGGTGCTGTACGCGCGGGTGAATACGTACAGCTGCTTCCTCTGGCTGAGGACACTGGTGGCGTATGGGCTGTGGCATTCTCACCGGATGGTTCGCTCATTGCGACCGGCCATGGTCCCAAGATCGCGCAGCTCTGGGAGACGGTCGCCCGACGAAGGTCGGGATCCCCGTTGTTCGGGCATACAGGCCCGGTCGTCAGCGTGGCCTTCTCTCCGGACCAGGCTCTCCTCGCCACAGGAAGCGACGATGGAACTGTTCGTCTATGGAACGTCGCCAGCCGGACGCCCGTGGCTGAGCTCGATGGCCACGTCGGCGGCGCTTCCACCGTTCTCTTCTCTGCCGACGGTGCCCTTCTAGTGACCGTAGGCAAGACGGTGCGTTTGTGGGACCTCGCGGACGTGGCCAACCCCTTGAAGATCGGCAAGCCCTTTTCCGGCAGTCTGGCCGCTGCGCCGGCGCTGTCCTCAGCGGGAGTGCTGGCCACAGGCCACGAAGCCGGCGTCGCCTACCTCTGGGATCTTGCCCAGCAGACGAAGCTCGGTGGTCCATTGCGGGGGCATGCGGATGATGTCACGGCACTCTGCTTTTCACCCGACGGAGAGCTCCTGGCCACTGCCGGGCAGGACATTCAGCTGTGGAACGTCGCTCGTGCCGAAATGATCCACGAGCCCCTTGAATGCGAGGACGAGCAGGTTCTACGCATGGCCTTCTCACCCGATGGACGAGTGCTTGCCGCTGTCACCGGTCACCACAACGAGGAAGAGGCGACAAACCACGTGGTCCGCCTCTGGGACACCAACGAGTGGAAAGAGCTCGGAGCCCCCTTGGCAGGCCATCAGGGTACCGTCGACGCTGCTGCGTTCTCGTCCGACAGCCGACTGTACGTAACCGGCGGACACGATGGGTTGCTGCGTCTTCGAGTGCTCCCTGCACCGGCGGCCTGA
- a CDS encoding helicase associated domain-containing protein encodes MRPLHARTTYNTPSHPQHRTHNPSPHTLTNLPEPPIPPLSEPATHQASRLAIHQQTPLPASHEHWRRGVEAAVIYAREHGDLKVPFTFRVPTVDNQEAEGEGWPASLAGFPLGQWTADARRFYARGDMDEDRIVQLEKLGMIWSHFDVAWEEGLSAARGWAAEHGHLLAPLDATFQGAAVGIWLKNARAAARKAQENEQRRAEGLPVESSAGALSDTRRDQLEEIDASWCPSWPVTWQRSFHLVRMHLDAGEALPTEAGDVLRQGEDLGRWVQSVRLGWDQLTGVQQWMCEQVLGITPATEDEKPKSRRTQADKWSANLVAARQFFEREGHLQVPRKHVETVLSQDGREDQYRLGAWVNNQRSRAAALSSERMEQLSKVGLRWT; translated from the coding sequence ATCAGGCCTTTACACGCTAGAACTACCTACAACACACCCAGCCACCCTCAGCACAGAACACATAACCCCAGCCCACACACCCTGACCAACCTGCCCGAGCCCCCAATTCCACCTCTCAGCGAACCAGCAACACACCAGGCCAGCCGTCTCGCCATACACCAACAAACCCCCCTCCCAGCGTCACACGAGCACTGGCGGCGCGGCGTGGAAGCCGCGGTCATCTATGCCCGCGAGCACGGCGACTTGAAGGTGCCGTTCACGTTCCGCGTGCCCACCGTCGACAACCAGGAGGCGGAAGGCGAGGGGTGGCCGGCCTCGCTCGCCGGGTTCCCTCTCGGGCAGTGGACCGCCGACGCCCGCCGCTTCTACGCCCGCGGCGACATGGACGAGGATCGCATCGTCCAGTTGGAGAAGCTCGGCATGATCTGGTCGCACTTCGACGTCGCGTGGGAGGAGGGCCTGTCCGCCGCGCGCGGGTGGGCGGCCGAGCACGGGCACCTCCTGGCCCCGCTGGACGCCACCTTCCAGGGCGCGGCGGTGGGCATCTGGCTGAAGAACGCGCGGGCTGCCGCCCGGAAGGCGCAGGAGAACGAGCAGCGGCGTGCGGAGGGTCTGCCGGTGGAGTCCTCTGCCGGGGCCTTGTCGGATACGCGGCGCGACCAGCTGGAGGAGATCGACGCGTCCTGGTGCCCGAGCTGGCCGGTGACCTGGCAACGCTCCTTCCACCTGGTCCGGATGCACCTGGACGCGGGCGAGGCGCTGCCCACCGAGGCGGGCGACGTCCTGCGCCAGGGCGAGGACCTCGGGCGGTGGGTGCAGTCGGTGCGGCTCGGGTGGGACCAGCTCACCGGCGTGCAGCAGTGGATGTGCGAGCAAGTCCTCGGGATCACACCCGCGACCGAGGACGAGAAGCCGAAGTCGCGCCGTACGCAGGCCGACAAGTGGAGTGCCAACCTCGTGGCCGCCCGGCAGTTCTTCGAGCGGGAGGGACACCTCCAGGTGCCCCGCAAGCATGTCGAGACCGTGCTCTCCCAGGACGGCCGGGAGGACCAGTACCGCCTAGGGGCATGGGTCAACAACCAGCGGAGCCGGGCCGCCGCGCTGTCCTCGGAGCGGATGGAGCAGCTGTCCAAGGTCGGGTTGCGCTGGACGTAA
- a CDS encoding ATP-binding protein, with protein sequence MTTWQGWHRFATTDPVVPPRPGDPPRSTEQRLAYHSAFVTIRTPAIHALATQVRTLMILGRHQQTTARPSLIVTGPAAAGKTTTLLNVGRTCHLAHTRKNPPPPGSAHAAVPVAYVLVPPGATAKTLITEFARYLGIPTTARMTQTQITEAVCHTYTQAGVQLVMIDEIHRLNPRTTTGAQTADLLKDLTERLPATFVYAGINVTDTPLFTGVRGAQLAGRATLVDCGPLPARHGSRHPFSDVITDIENNLDLTQHKSGTLPRHAPYLHQRTAGRIGSLTRLIRQAAITAISDGTERITKTTLDTIRLDHLAETHHRPHTRQTGKRP encoded by the coding sequence CTGACCACCTGGCAGGGCTGGCACCGCTTCGCCACCACCGACCCGGTCGTCCCTCCCCGGCCCGGCGACCCGCCCCGCAGCACAGAGCAACGCCTGGCCTACCACTCCGCGTTCGTCACCATCCGCACCCCCGCCATCCACGCCCTGGCCACCCAGGTCCGCACCCTGATGATCCTCGGCCGCCACCAGCAGACCACCGCACGGCCCTCCCTCATCGTCACCGGACCCGCCGCCGCAGGGAAAACCACCACGCTCCTGAACGTCGGGCGCACCTGCCACCTCGCCCACACCCGCAAAAACCCGCCGCCACCCGGATCAGCGCATGCCGCGGTACCCGTCGCGTATGTCCTGGTCCCGCCCGGCGCGACCGCGAAAACCCTCATCACCGAATTCGCCCGCTACCTCGGCATCCCCACAACCGCCCGCATGACCCAGACCCAGATCACCGAAGCCGTCTGCCACACCTACACCCAGGCTGGTGTCCAGCTGGTGATGATCGACGAGATCCACCGCCTCAACCCCCGCACCACCACCGGCGCCCAAACCGCCGACCTCTTGAAAGACCTCACCGAACGTCTCCCCGCGACGTTCGTCTACGCCGGTATCAACGTCACCGACACACCCCTCTTCACCGGTGTGAGAGGTGCCCAACTCGCCGGACGCGCCACCCTCGTCGACTGCGGCCCCCTACCCGCCCGCCACGGCAGCCGCCACCCGTTCAGCGACGTCATCACCGACATCGAGAACAACCTCGACCTCACCCAGCACAAATCCGGCACCCTCCCCCGGCACGCCCCCTACCTCCACCAGCGCACCGCAGGCCGCATCGGATCCCTCACCCGACTCATCCGCCAAGCCGCGATCACCGCCATCAGCGACGGCACCGAACGCATCACCAAAACCACCCTCGACACCATCCGCCTCGACCACCTCGCCGAAACCCACCACCGCCCCCACACCCGCCAGACAGGCAAAAGGCCCTGA
- a CDS encoding Mu transposase C-terminal domain-containing protein has protein sequence MTARHNARPLVKVGAQVRFRGVKWQVVALSGQVIHLVGPDGGGEAVLAGYLFADPGFSVIGADVPQAAPQWGLFETAPAAAREKAMAWQRHVREIECGLADGPGSAGAVREQYDPARHTLAEREQAKAEELTALGFSRVSRTTVQRMRLAYRKQGLWGLLDHRTTRASSPTGRSDERVVAAVREALRRRRGRSKGTINGLFPLINQILQEQHGPGTVPVPSQATLYRLVTTLARPGELPSGPVRQVPASFEGRAFTPAMALRPGEQVQIDTTRLDVLALFDDGTLARPELTIAVDVATRAILAAVLCPSTTKAVDAALLLAEMAVPHPARPTWPDILRMDHARVLPHQRLATLDERLAGAAARPVVLPETIVVDRGKIFVSRAFTAACEHLGISVQPAPPRAPTAKGIVERTFGTINHLFCQHLPGYTGSDVTRRGPDTEKDACYSVAQLQDLLDEWLVHYHHRPHEGLRHPMMPRKALTPNQMWAALVAVAGYVPVPLTRRDYLELLPVRWQTITASGIRIHHRTYDADLLAPHRGQPSPVAGRGGKWEIHYNPHDVRQIWVRLPDGELTEIGWIHRDHVHRPFDERTWQHIRTLTLHGNHSDSEQHEADLADTLDQLMRRVRSGHATKTEQALLARTAHVPLPTAREGNHDTEAPADSPEQQDDDSIDDLDDLPDDDSRPAPATGFGLYNAHEEAATW, from the coding sequence GTGACCGCGCGGCACAACGCCCGGCCATTGGTGAAGGTCGGGGCGCAGGTCCGGTTCCGCGGTGTGAAGTGGCAGGTCGTCGCCCTGTCCGGGCAGGTGATCCATCTCGTCGGCCCGGACGGCGGCGGTGAGGCGGTGCTCGCCGGGTACCTGTTCGCCGACCCCGGCTTCAGCGTCATCGGGGCCGATGTACCGCAGGCGGCCCCGCAGTGGGGGCTGTTCGAGACCGCCCCCGCCGCGGCGCGGGAGAAGGCCATGGCCTGGCAGCGGCACGTGAGAGAAATCGAATGCGGCCTTGCCGACGGGCCCGGCAGTGCTGGAGCGGTGCGGGAGCAGTACGACCCCGCACGGCACACGCTGGCCGAGCGGGAACAGGCCAAAGCCGAAGAGCTGACCGCGCTCGGCTTCAGCCGTGTCTCGCGCACCACGGTGCAGCGCATGCGCCTGGCCTACCGCAAACAGGGACTGTGGGGGCTCCTGGACCACCGCACCACCCGTGCCTCCAGCCCCACCGGGCGTTCCGACGAACGGGTCGTCGCCGCCGTCCGTGAAGCGCTGCGCCGCCGGCGCGGGCGCTCCAAGGGCACCATCAACGGCCTGTTCCCGCTCATCAACCAGATCCTTCAGGAACAGCACGGCCCCGGTACGGTGCCCGTACCGTCCCAGGCCACGCTCTACCGGCTCGTCACCACGCTCGCCCGCCCCGGCGAACTGCCCAGCGGTCCGGTCCGCCAGGTGCCCGCGAGCTTCGAGGGGCGGGCCTTCACCCCCGCCATGGCGCTGCGTCCCGGCGAGCAGGTCCAGATCGACACCACCCGCCTGGACGTCCTGGCCCTCTTCGACGACGGCACCCTCGCCCGCCCCGAACTCACCATCGCCGTCGACGTCGCCACCCGAGCCATCCTCGCCGCCGTACTGTGCCCCAGCACGACCAAAGCCGTCGACGCGGCCCTGCTGCTCGCGGAGATGGCCGTGCCACACCCCGCCCGCCCGACCTGGCCGGACATCCTGCGCATGGACCATGCCCGCGTACTGCCCCACCAGCGGCTGGCCACACTCGACGAGCGCCTGGCCGGTGCGGCGGCCCGGCCGGTGGTCCTGCCCGAGACGATCGTCGTCGACCGGGGCAAAATCTTCGTCTCCCGGGCGTTCACCGCCGCCTGCGAACACCTCGGCATCAGCGTTCAGCCGGCCCCACCCCGCGCCCCCACCGCGAAGGGCATCGTCGAGCGCACCTTCGGCACCATCAACCACCTGTTCTGCCAGCACCTGCCCGGCTACACCGGCTCCGACGTCACCCGCCGCGGCCCCGACACCGAGAAAGACGCCTGCTACAGCGTCGCCCAGCTGCAGGACCTGCTTGATGAGTGGCTGGTGCACTACCACCACCGGCCCCACGAAGGGCTGCGCCACCCGATGATGCCCAGGAAGGCCCTCACCCCGAACCAGATGTGGGCCGCGCTCGTCGCCGTCGCCGGGTACGTGCCCGTCCCGTTGACCAGGCGCGACTACCTCGAGCTGCTGCCCGTGCGCTGGCAAACGATCACCGCCTCCGGCATCCGTATCCACCACCGCACCTATGACGCGGACCTCCTCGCACCGCACCGCGGCCAGCCCTCCCCCGTCGCCGGCCGCGGCGGGAAATGGGAGATCCATTACAACCCTCACGATGTGCGCCAGATCTGGGTCCGCCTGCCCGACGGCGAACTCACCGAGATCGGCTGGATCCATCGCGACCACGTCCACCGGCCGTTCGACGAACGCACCTGGCAGCACATCAGAACCCTCACCCTGCACGGCAACCACAGCGACTCCGAGCAGCACGAAGCCGACCTCGCCGACACCCTCGACCAGCTCATGCGCCGCGTCCGCAGCGGTCACGCCACCAAAACGGAGCAGGCTCTCCTGGCCCGCACCGCTCACGTCCCGCTCCCCACAGCCCGCGAAGGGAACCACGACACCGAAGCACCCGCCGACAGCCCGGAACAGCAGGACGACGACAGCATCGACGACCTCGACGACCTGCCCGACGACGACAGCCGCCCCGCCCCAGCCACCGGATTCGGGCTCTACAACGCACACGAGGAAGCCGCCACATGGTGA
- a CDS encoding TniQ family protein, which translates to MTHDLGLLRTAPLPRETTSSLICRIASRYGLEAKALRSSWRWRNHQPKHEGGTCRADVEVLLNAAGRQLLADLCGLEEHVLAQALPSWGREDARLPAADAGEPAAVWRIGGAVAGPVAFGCRLCTARRTGTAGRAVLYAPRWDRVCVRHGRWLLDADADQPHEYLDVRRLPEVVAAQRRWVGVARRAVRAGAEPERVFALAQAVVARWWEQALQWEREKVWPRRLHQAAGGDAGGDLEWWRIVGRDAVVFPEVVAVADVLLDPAMARLVWVDSGAGQPRVLPVDGLFCRRLGERVGREWLGPLAAADHGGPLIAWMGSVIRLRRGAGGPPGYDNDPWWLRREHQPVTMAGQLRVLGKEKRAPGSGTMWRTVVPAEQRMRISSLLGSAEEQLLQLRGVQSGPTAEVARQLLQGLGHSAGLVEAAWKRTAVAAMNGGVPLEEVARWADMSPGTLRSMLTAGGQEDDG; encoded by the coding sequence GTGACCCATGACCTTGGCCTACTGCGGACCGCTCCCTTACCGAGGGAGACGACCTCGTCGCTGATCTGCCGCATCGCCAGCCGCTACGGACTGGAAGCGAAGGCGCTGCGGTCCAGTTGGCGCTGGCGCAACCACCAGCCCAAGCACGAGGGCGGGACCTGTCGGGCCGACGTCGAGGTGCTGCTGAATGCGGCTGGACGGCAGCTCCTGGCAGATCTGTGCGGCCTCGAGGAACACGTGCTGGCGCAGGCATTGCCGTCCTGGGGGCGGGAGGATGCCAGGCTGCCGGCCGCGGATGCAGGGGAGCCGGCGGCGGTGTGGCGGATCGGTGGTGCGGTTGCCGGGCCGGTGGCGTTCGGCTGTCGTCTGTGCACGGCCCGGCGTACGGGGACGGCTGGGCGGGCGGTGCTGTACGCCCCGCGGTGGGACCGTGTGTGTGTCCGGCACGGGCGGTGGCTCCTTGATGCGGATGCCGACCAGCCTCACGAGTATCTGGACGTGCGGCGTCTGCCGGAGGTGGTCGCGGCGCAGCGGCGGTGGGTGGGGGTGGCGCGGCGGGCGGTGCGGGCGGGGGCCGAGCCGGAGCGGGTGTTCGCGTTGGCGCAGGCGGTGGTGGCCCGCTGGTGGGAGCAGGCCCTGCAGTGGGAGCGGGAGAAGGTCTGGCCGCGGCGGTTGCATCAGGCCGCGGGCGGTGATGCCGGGGGTGATCTGGAGTGGTGGCGGATCGTGGGGCGGGACGCGGTGGTCTTTCCCGAGGTGGTGGCCGTGGCCGATGTGTTGCTTGATCCGGCTATGGCCCGGCTGGTGTGGGTGGACAGCGGTGCCGGGCAGCCGCGAGTGCTGCCCGTCGATGGGTTGTTCTGCCGTCGGCTCGGTGAGCGTGTGGGCCGGGAGTGGCTGGGGCCGCTGGCTGCGGCGGACCATGGCGGTCCGCTGATCGCGTGGATGGGCAGCGTGATCCGGCTGCGCCGGGGGGCCGGTGGGCCCCCCGGATACGACAACGACCCCTGGTGGCTGCGCCGGGAGCATCAGCCGGTGACGATGGCGGGGCAGTTGCGGGTGCTGGGCAAGGAGAAAAGGGCGCCGGGCTCGGGGACGATGTGGCGGACGGTGGTGCCGGCCGAGCAGCGGATGCGGATCAGCAGTCTCCTCGGCAGTGCCGAGGAGCAGTTGCTGCAGCTGCGCGGCGTGCAGAGCGGGCCGACCGCCGAGGTCGCCCGGCAGCTGCTGCAAGGCCTCGGTCACAGTGCCGGTCTGGTCGAGGCGGCCTGGAAGCGGACCGCGGTGGCGGCAATGAACGGCGGGGTGCCGTTGGAGGAGGTGGCCCGGTGGGCGGATATGTCCCCCGGGACACTGAGGAGCATGCTGACGGCAGGCGGGCAGGAAGACGACGGCTGA
- a CDS encoding DNA methyltransferase: MSGPDDSIADASDRLRGLVVYDPFAGSGTTLVEAAKLGAAAVGRDINPVATLTQRQALQPWDLEVLADLFGQVVRKCARPVQELHRTVSDEPVLHYFWVALAHCPECGEDVELFTTRVFARHAYPRRFPRAQAVCPGCRGICVTDLSKDERGHCPACGLTFSFHGAARGRFMTCRLGHRTPVIAALNGAVPERRMYAKLVLRADGKREYRAIDDFDLCLYDKAAKSLANTSPDELVRPLGTLEEGVSTVQALRWGYDSWERFFNERQRYSLGLIGAALRDLPGASAEREALIASFGRTVEHHNLFCSYKGEGTGPVRSIFHNHVLRPERCSVEGDPWGAQGGSAGFSGVLTRLHKAAQYKKTPLDFRAEADRILSVDQSSLPVARPLSTTWQQFVQDPATAYTTTGDASQTDLPDNSVDLIVTDPPYVDNVHYSELADFFHAWLSAMRPYQGYPDVPSTRAVQEVQNAAPDGFQATAALVWRECRRVLKPGGCLLFSFHQSQTTGWCALMRSLSDAGFTVTTTRAVIAEVATSLSKTAAAEPNRIDVIVVCRDAADMPPGAALDLDQAAAEALSEIQGLRGAGLRVGPGDVRTAVRAAVLATGTQQATADWETLQAEADQRATAAVAEFNTT, from the coding sequence AGCCATGGGATCTCGAGGTGCTCGCGGACCTCTTCGGTCAGGTCGTCAGGAAGTGCGCCCGCCCCGTCCAGGAACTGCACCGCACCGTCTCCGATGAACCGGTCCTGCACTACTTCTGGGTGGCCCTCGCGCACTGCCCAGAGTGCGGCGAGGACGTGGAGCTCTTCACCACCCGGGTCTTCGCCCGCCATGCGTACCCGCGCAGATTCCCCCGCGCACAGGCCGTATGCCCGGGCTGCCGGGGCATCTGCGTCACCGACCTGAGCAAGGACGAGAGGGGGCACTGCCCAGCCTGCGGCCTGACCTTCTCGTTCCATGGGGCCGCCCGCGGACGGTTCATGACGTGCCGTCTCGGACACCGCACCCCTGTCATTGCCGCGCTGAACGGCGCCGTCCCGGAACGACGCATGTACGCGAAGCTGGTGCTGCGCGCCGACGGCAAGCGTGAGTACCGGGCAATCGACGACTTCGACCTCTGCCTGTACGACAAAGCGGCGAAGTCCCTCGCCAACACATCTCCCGATGAGCTCGTACGCCCGCTCGGCACGCTGGAGGAAGGCGTCAGCACGGTCCAGGCGCTGCGCTGGGGGTACGACTCCTGGGAGCGGTTCTTCAACGAGCGCCAGCGATACAGCCTCGGGCTGATCGGCGCGGCGCTGCGCGATCTTCCCGGGGCGTCCGCGGAACGCGAGGCGCTCATCGCATCGTTCGGCAGAACCGTCGAACACCACAACCTCTTCTGCTCCTACAAGGGGGAGGGCACCGGCCCGGTCCGCTCGATCTTCCACAACCACGTACTGCGACCGGAGCGGTGCAGCGTCGAAGGAGACCCCTGGGGCGCCCAGGGGGGATCGGCCGGGTTCTCCGGGGTGCTCACCCGGCTGCACAAAGCGGCCCAGTACAAGAAAACCCCGCTGGACTTCAGGGCCGAGGCCGACCGGATCCTCTCCGTCGACCAGTCCTCGCTGCCCGTCGCCCGCCCCCTGAGCACGACGTGGCAGCAGTTCGTACAGGATCCCGCAACGGCCTACACCACCACCGGCGATGCCTCGCAGACAGATCTGCCCGACAACAGCGTGGACCTCATCGTCACCGACCCCCCCTACGTCGACAACGTCCACTACTCGGAACTGGCTGACTTCTTCCACGCGTGGCTCAGCGCCATGCGCCCCTACCAGGGCTACCCGGACGTGCCCAGCACCCGTGCCGTCCAGGAAGTACAGAACGCCGCCCCTGATGGATTCCAAGCCACCGCAGCCCTCGTCTGGCGTGAGTGCCGGCGCGTCCTCAAACCCGGCGGCTGCCTCCTGTTCAGCTTCCACCAGTCGCAGACCACGGGCTGGTGCGCTCTGATGCGGTCGCTGTCGGACGCGGGCTTCACCGTCACCACCACCCGCGCCGTGATCGCCGAAGTGGCGACCAGTCTCTCCAAGACCGCAGCGGCGGAGCCCAACCGCATCGACGTCATCGTGGTGTGCCGGGACGCCGCGGACATGCCTCCCGGGGCAGCCCTCGACCTTGACCAGGCCGCCGCGGAGGCGCTTTCGGAGATCCAGGGCCTCCGGGGCGCCGGGCTGCGGGTGGGTCCCGGCGATGTCCGCACCGCCGTACGCGCCGCAGTCCTCGCGACAGGAACACAACAGGCAACCGCCGACTGGGAGACCCTGCAAGCAGAAGCAGACCAACGAGCCACGGCGGCGGTAGCGGAATTCAACACCACCTGA